Proteins from a genomic interval of bacterium:
- a CDS encoding OmpA family protein produces the protein MGLFFRQHGRSLSYTLLPVLFLLLSVLFIQFTPRSSQSVPGDACNGDSDCCTTSGCSEICLDGICEPTNVGCEDGDVFFAADGECICLIDGEEVGKCIQCATDQIFFDGLCGSLCVAGEDPSATGCIDTQGGCLASLSGKGNMRIGQHWLWGMILMLPIFYLTRRMAKKGLALALLLGLSAVSFQAQALTTSFSVNTFNPTVDDSDYFTIYSSPTMLQRNFHVGFYLDYAHQPYEFGNADFDRTAGVVDHLLTGNIVGSVGVLDWMTVGLQIPIYFWEGLRAPVILGGDENNFDIGDIQLVLKFRLLDRETKHVGIAILPFIYFPTSSGASDFLGNGSFAGGAKVVIDGKIKDRVTLALNVGYLARDRVVDIGGNVLNDQFLAGFGISVDILKERLKFIGEVDMATVTSDFFTRRTTPAEARGGFRYTWAKNHDINAGAGFGLSNGIGSPDYRLFVGYTYTKRPVADVTAPPPEISEVQVGDELTAQDKIYFEFDKAVIRDISKPTLDKIAGFMKAHPEITKVKIDGYTCDLGTNRYNDRLSQRRAQAAATYLEGQGIDPSRIGTVTGFGEANPLVPNTDEPNREQNRRVQIFVESVSR, from the coding sequence ATGGGTCTGTTCTTTCGCCAGCACGGACGTTCGCTAAGCTATACCCTGTTGCCGGTCCTTTTCCTGCTGCTGTCGGTTCTCTTCATTCAGTTCACTCCTCGTTCCTCCCAATCGGTTCCGGGGGACGCTTGCAATGGGGATTCCGACTGTTGCACCACCAGCGGCTGCTCGGAAATCTGCCTCGACGGCATCTGCGAGCCGACCAACGTCGGCTGCGAAGACGGCGACGTCTTCTTTGCCGCCGACGGCGAATGCATTTGCCTCATCGACGGTGAGGAGGTCGGGAAGTGCATCCAATGCGCCACCGACCAGATCTTCTTCGACGGCCTTTGCGGCAGCCTCTGCGTCGCCGGCGAAGATCCCAGCGCCACCGGCTGCATCGACACCCAAGGCGGCTGCCTTGCAAGCTTGAGCGGAAAGGGAAATATGCGAATCGGACAACATTGGCTATGGGGGATGATCCTGATGCTACCGATCTTCTATTTGACTCGGCGAATGGCTAAGAAGGGCCTGGCCCTGGCCTTGTTACTGGGTTTGAGCGCCGTGAGTTTCCAGGCCCAGGCCCTGACGACCTCCTTCTCGGTCAATACCTTCAACCCGACGGTCGACGATTCGGACTACTTCACGATCTACAGCTCGCCGACCATGCTCCAGCGTAATTTCCACGTCGGCTTCTATCTGGATTACGCTCACCAGCCCTATGAGTTCGGCAACGCCGATTTCGACCGGACCGCCGGCGTCGTCGATCACCTGCTGACCGGCAACATCGTCGGCAGCGTCGGCGTCCTCGACTGGATGACCGTCGGATTGCAGATCCCGATTTATTTCTGGGAAGGGCTCCGCGCTCCCGTCATCCTGGGCGGCGACGAAAACAACTTCGACATCGGCGACATCCAGCTGGTCCTGAAGTTCCGGCTCCTCGACCGCGAGACCAAGCATGTCGGCATCGCGATCCTGCCTTTCATTTACTTCCCGACCTCCTCGGGCGCTTCGGATTTTCTGGGCAACGGCAGCTTCGCCGGCGGCGCCAAGGTCGTCATCGACGGCAAGATCAAGGATCGGGTGACCCTGGCCCTCAACGTCGGCTACCTCGCCCGCGACCGGGTGGTCGACATCGGCGGAAACGTGCTGAACGACCAATTCCTGGCCGGCTTCGGCATCAGCGTCGACATCCTCAAGGAGCGCCTGAAGTTCATCGGTGAGGTCGACATGGCCACGGTGACCAGCGACTTCTTCACCCGCCGGACGACGCCGGCCGAGGCGCGGGGCGGCTTCCGCTACACCTGGGCCAAGAACCACGACATCAACGCCGGCGCCGGCTTCGGCCTCAGCAACGGCATCGGCAGCCCCGACTACCGGCTCTTCGTCGGCTACACCTACACCAAGCGGCCGGTGGCCGACGTGACCGCGCCGCCGCCCGAGATCTCCGAAGTCCAGGTCGGCGACGAATTGACCGCCCAAGACAAAATCTACTTCGAATTCGACAAGGCGGTGATCCGCGACATCAGCAAGCCGACCTTGGATAAGATCGCCGGCTTCATGAAAGCCCACCCCGAGATCACCAAGGTCAAGATCGACGGCTACACCTGCGACCTTGGCACCAATCGTTACAATGATCGTCTATCCCAACGCCGGGCTCAGGCCGCCGCGACGTACCTTGAAGGGCAAGGCATCGATCCGAGCCGCATCGGGACGGTGACCGGCTTCGGCGAGGCCAACCCGCTGGTGCCCAACACCGACGAGCCTAACCGCGAGCAGAACCGCCGCGTGCAGATCTTCGTCGAGTCGGTCAGTCGCTAG
- a CDS encoding CARDB domain-containing protein, giving the protein MRILLRRMAIILVCSLVFAGTKAQAAPGNLDFNFGIQGLVLTDPHDILTGTPGINAALAVAIHPPGDPNEGKIVAVGFTQTAVHDFTLARYNPDGSLDTSFGTNGVIETDIAGDDLATAALIYPPGDPNAGKILAAGTSIEDPPNSFALARYCPNGALDDGANCGDQAFGSGGTVTTELGSGDSRVLGLAFQADGKIVAAGYSEADGTRDFALARYNSDGSLDGTFNPAGSPPGTVLTDFAGGADEARGVAVYPAGDANEGKILAAGFATEGEENLAFARYCPDGSLDSGSCGGSAFNSTGERVIDVGDADQLTSLALQADGKAVGAGFANNGSDDDVVLVRVCGDGSLDDGSACGAGFGSGGIVVTEAIDGSADKANALAIQADGKILAAGSSDANGFGDDFALLRYGSGGDLDFGFGQAGIVLQDFSCLCSDSAARSMALQTDGKIVLSGASDAGSASAFNNFALARFLGDSAEPFTPTADLAVTLSADPADAQSGDLVTFTAVVTNQGPDAVSEVTLSTLLLGSFSGLAAAPETCTIGEGAVSCALGELDNGASATVTLNLKVAALPFSLVSTVSGSVIDSNNANNQAALTLVNPGEGGGDGGCRLNPRGDAKASPVWLGLLFTISLLLWARKLIPL; this is encoded by the coding sequence ATGCGAATCCTCTTGCGCAGGATGGCCATCATCCTGGTATGTTCTCTCGTCTTTGCCGGAACCAAAGCCCAAGCGGCCCCCGGCAACCTCGATTTCAATTTCGGGATCCAGGGCCTGGTTCTCACCGATCCCCACGACATTTTGACCGGGACACCGGGGATTAACGCCGCTCTCGCGGTGGCGATCCATCCGCCGGGCGACCCCAACGAGGGGAAGATCGTCGCCGTGGGCTTCACTCAAACGGCCGTCCACGACTTCACCCTGGCCCGTTACAACCCTGACGGTTCGCTCGATACCTCTTTCGGAACCAACGGAGTGATCGAAACCGATATCGCCGGCGATGATTTGGCAACGGCGGCCCTGATCTATCCGCCCGGGGATCCCAACGCCGGCAAGATCCTGGCGGCTGGAACCTCCATCGAGGACCCGCCGAACAGCTTCGCCTTGGCTCGCTACTGTCCCAATGGAGCTTTGGACGATGGCGCGAACTGCGGCGATCAGGCTTTTGGCAGCGGCGGAACGGTGACCACCGAGCTCGGCAGCGGCGACAGCCGAGTCCTGGGACTGGCATTTCAGGCCGACGGCAAGATTGTGGCCGCCGGCTATTCCGAAGCCGACGGCACCCGCGATTTCGCCTTGGCCCGTTACAACTCCGACGGATCCTTGGACGGCACTTTCAATCCCGCGGGATCGCCGCCCGGGACGGTCCTGACCGACTTCGCCGGCGGTGCCGACGAGGCCCGCGGCGTGGCGGTCTATCCGGCGGGCGATGCGAATGAAGGCAAAATCCTTGCCGCCGGCTTCGCCACCGAGGGCGAGGAGAACCTGGCCTTTGCGCGCTATTGCCCCGACGGCAGCCTCGATTCCGGAAGCTGTGGCGGCAGCGCCTTCAACTCGACCGGCGAGCGGGTGATCGATGTCGGGGATGCCGATCAATTGACGTCGCTGGCGCTTCAAGCCGACGGCAAGGCGGTCGGCGCCGGCTTCGCCAACAACGGCAGCGACGATGATGTCGTCCTGGTTCGAGTTTGCGGCGACGGCAGCCTGGACGACGGCTCGGCCTGCGGCGCCGGTTTCGGCAGCGGCGGCATCGTCGTCACCGAAGCGATCGACGGCAGCGCCGACAAAGCCAATGCCTTGGCCATCCAAGCCGACGGCAAGATCTTGGCGGCCGGCTCCTCCGACGCCAACGGCTTCGGCGACGATTTCGCACTTTTGCGCTATGGCAGCGGAGGGGATCTCGACTTCGGCTTCGGCCAAGCCGGAATCGTCCTCCAGGATTTTTCCTGCCTCTGCAGCGATTCGGCCGCGCGATCGATGGCCCTTCAGACCGATGGTAAAATCGTCCTTTCCGGAGCCTCCGATGCCGGTTCGGCCAGCGCCTTCAATAATTTCGCCTTGGCCCGCTTCCTCGGCGACAGCGCCGAGCCCTTCACGCCGACCGCCGATTTGGCGGTGACGCTCTCGGCCGATCCGGCCGATGCGCAGAGCGGGGACTTGGTAACCTTCACCGCGGTGGTGACCAACCAAGGGCCGGATGCGGTTTCCGAGGTGACGCTGAGCACCTTATTGCTCGGATCATTCAGCGGGCTGGCGGCCGCTCCCGAAACCTGCACGATCGGCGAGGGTGCGGTGAGCTGTGCCTTGGGCGAGCTGGACAACGGAGCCTCGGCGACGGTCACCTTGAACCTCAAGGTCGCGGCCTTGCCCTTCAGCCTCGTTTCCACTGTGAGCGGGAGCGTGATCGATTCGAACAACGCCAACAATCAGGCGGCCCTGACGTTGGTGAATCCAGGCGAGGGTGGGGGCGACGGAGGTTGCCGCTTGAATCCCAGGGGCGACGCTAAGGCGAGCCCGGTCTGGCTGGGGCTTCTATTCACGATTTCTTTGCTGCTTTGGGCCCGAAAACTTATCCCCCTTTGA
- a CDS encoding FHA domain-containing protein yields MPKLIIQNTKTQEEQEYTLPQDSIVFGRINTCDIELPIKSVSRRHAEIVREDADYFLSDLKSGNGTFLNNQKIKPLEKNLLRSGDLIRIEDYEIRFLLTEDSMDHPVEEDTDTDILEIKLIKKMMKALDTDETPSLEVLNGVAAGKKLPLPESKQEFIIGRDSAADLTIDENVISRQHVKLERKWGGIVIVDLQSKNGTFVNNDRVEEKLLRDGDKVMLGTVKLLYRNPKDVNLEMISQEISKKKREAAMREAEILAQKQLEEERAAKKREEEERARQEAEAKAVQAALEKEKLEAEEAAQPPPDMPPAPPPEAAPAPAPTSAPTAASAAASAAGGKPGFSTMEKLMILAGILVGVVALVGLVMLLLK; encoded by the coding sequence ATGCCCAAGCTGATCATCCAAAATACCAAGACGCAGGAAGAGCAGGAGTACACGCTGCCCCAGGACAGCATCGTCTTCGGCCGGATCAACACCTGCGACATCGAGCTGCCGATCAAGTCGGTCTCGCGGCGCCACGCCGAGATCGTCCGGGAGGACGCCGATTACTTCCTCTCCGACCTCAAGAGCGGAAACGGGACCTTCCTCAACAATCAAAAGATCAAGCCCTTGGAGAAGAATCTCCTCCGCTCCGGCGACTTGATCCGGATCGAGGACTACGAGATCCGCTTCCTCCTCACCGAGGACAGCATGGACCACCCGGTGGAGGAAGACACCGACACCGACATCCTCGAGATCAAGCTGATCAAGAAGATGATGAAGGCGCTCGACACCGACGAGACGCCGAGCCTCGAAGTCCTGAACGGCGTCGCCGCCGGCAAGAAGCTCCCTCTGCCCGAGAGCAAGCAAGAATTCATCATCGGCCGCGACAGCGCCGCCGACCTGACCATCGACGAGAACGTCATCAGCCGCCAGCACGTCAAGCTCGAGCGCAAATGGGGCGGCATCGTCATCGTCGACCTCCAAAGCAAGAACGGGACCTTCGTCAACAACGACCGGGTTGAGGAGAAACTGCTCCGCGACGGCGACAAGGTGATGCTGGGGACGGTGAAGCTGCTCTACCGCAATCCCAAGGACGTCAACCTCGAGATGATCAGCCAGGAAATCTCCAAGAAGAAACGCGAAGCCGCGATGCGCGAGGCCGAGATCCTGGCCCAGAAGCAATTGGAAGAAGAGCGAGCCGCCAAGAAGCGCGAGGAAGAGGAGCGAGCCCGCCAAGAAGCCGAAGCCAAGGCGGTCCAAGCGGCTTTGGAAAAGGAAAAGCTCGAGGCCGAAGAGGCCGCTCAACCGCCACCCGATATGCCCCCTGCCCCGCCGCCCGAGGCGGCGCCGGCCCCAGCTCCGACCTCCGCCCCCACTGCGGCGTCGGCCGCAGCGTCGGCCGCCGGAGGCAAACCCGGCTTCTCCACGATGGAGAAGCTCATGATCCTCGCCGGCATCTTGGTCGGCGTGGTCGCCTTAGTGGGATTGGTGATGCTGCTGCTGAAATAA